The proteins below come from a single Gemmatimonadaceae bacterium genomic window:
- a CDS encoding PAS domain S-box protein: MNQSSPSYFTPTRVVLLLSIAVLAVAGGLLLAQAATASADARGGLWRISFVLAFVSAVIALTGAWFLSRELERRLGAELELRASRAKFEGILSIAVDAIITVDEKQEILHFNHGAETLFGYSEREMVGAPLSTLLPMRYRDAHARYLIDFARGGQVARRMAERRPIFGLRRDGSEFPAEASISRLELPGGRLFTVVLRDITERLRNEESQRFLVRAGSVLATSLDYESTLRSVAHLAMPHLADCCILALDDGAGGVRTVVSVHEDPERTKRLRSFERRHAARGNWPFPVADVMDEGRRIVQRRLADGWERDGATDNDLADALAALGIHAALTLPLVARDRVLGAITLISTVATRQFDDGEVALAEDLAHRAAFAIENARLYREAQQASRARDEILGVVSHDLRNPLSAISMCARVLLESPPNEADDRRELAEAILESTQLMQRLIQDLLDVSTIESGHLKINPRREALGPLVDATLTMVREAANERGLLIERDLPDALPEVHVDAMRLQQVMVNLVANAVKFTERGGSVTVRAEARDDSVRIAVIDTGSGIPAEHLPHIFDRYWHARRQSRTVGTGLGLAIAQGIVKAHGGSITVESTPGMGTTFIFTVPTADSTRPAAHASTPRAAVSEPPRRA, translated from the coding sequence GTGAATCAGTCGTCCCCCTCGTACTTCACTCCAACGCGCGTTGTCCTGCTCCTGTCGATCGCCGTCCTGGCCGTCGCGGGGGGGCTGCTTCTGGCGCAGGCCGCCACGGCGAGTGCGGATGCGCGCGGTGGGCTGTGGCGCATCTCGTTCGTCCTCGCCTTCGTCTCGGCCGTCATCGCCCTCACCGGCGCCTGGTTCCTGTCGCGTGAGCTGGAACGCCGCCTCGGGGCCGAACTGGAGCTGCGCGCCTCGAGGGCCAAGTTCGAGGGGATCCTCTCCATCGCGGTCGACGCGATCATCACCGTCGACGAAAAGCAGGAGATCCTCCACTTCAATCACGGTGCCGAGACGCTGTTCGGCTACTCCGAACGGGAGATGGTGGGGGCGCCGCTCTCGACGCTCCTCCCGATGCGGTATCGCGACGCCCATGCGCGCTACCTGATCGATTTTGCCCGCGGAGGACAGGTGGCGCGCCGCATGGCGGAGCGACGCCCCATCTTCGGGCTGCGACGCGACGGATCCGAGTTTCCCGCCGAGGCCTCGATCTCGCGGCTCGAACTCCCGGGGGGGCGCCTGTTCACGGTGGTGCTGCGCGACATCACCGAGCGGCTGCGCAACGAGGAGAGCCAGCGCTTCCTCGTGCGCGCGGGGAGCGTGCTGGCGACCTCGCTCGACTACGAGTCGACGTTGCGCAGCGTGGCGCACCTGGCCATGCCGCACCTGGCCGACTGCTGCATCCTTGCGCTTGACGATGGTGCCGGTGGCGTGCGCACCGTGGTGAGCGTGCACGAGGATCCGGAGCGCACCAAGCGCCTGCGCAGCTTCGAACGGCGTCACGCCGCGCGCGGCAACTGGCCCTTCCCGGTGGCCGACGTGATGGACGAAGGGCGCCGCATCGTGCAGCGCCGCCTGGCCGACGGATGGGAACGCGACGGGGCCACCGACAACGACCTCGCGGACGCTCTCGCCGCGCTCGGGATACACGCCGCGCTCACACTCCCCCTCGTGGCGCGTGACCGCGTGCTGGGCGCCATCACGCTGATCTCGACGGTCGCCACCCGGCAGTTCGATGACGGTGAAGTCGCACTGGCCGAGGACCTTGCCCACCGCGCCGCCTTCGCGATCGAGAACGCGCGGCTGTACCGTGAGGCGCAACAGGCCTCGCGCGCGCGCGACGAGATACTCGGCGTCGTCTCGCACGACCTGCGCAATCCGCTCAGCGCCATCTCGATGTGCGCGCGCGTCCTGCTCGAGAGTCCACCCAACGAGGCCGACGATCGTCGCGAACTCGCCGAGGCGATCCTCGAGTCGACGCAACTGATGCAGCGCCTCATCCAGGACCTGCTCGACGTCTCGACCATCGAGTCCGGGCACCTCAAGATCAATCCGCGCCGCGAGGCGCTGGGTCCGCTGGTGGATGCCACATTGACCATGGTGCGCGAGGCGGCAAACGAGCGCGGTCTTCTCATCGAGCGCGATCTCCCGGACGCACTCCCCGAGGTGCACGTCGACGCCATGCGATTGCAGCAGGTGATGGTGAACCTCGTGGCCAACGCGGTGAAGTTCACGGAGCGTGGCGGGAGCGTCACGGTGCGCGCCGAGGCGCGCGACGACTCCGTTCGCATCGCGGTGATCGACACCGGGAGCGGGATTCCTGCCGAGCATCTTCCTCACATCTTTGACCGCTACTGGCATGCGCGCCGGCAATCGCGCACGGTAGGGACGGGGCTCGGGCTGGCCATCGCGCAGGGGATCGTGAAGGCGCACGGCGGGAGCATCACCGTCGAGAGCACGCCGGGCATGGGGACGACGTTCATTTTCACCGTCCCGACCGCCGACTCGACGCGCCCGGCAGCGCACGCTTCCACCCCGCGCGCTGCGGTGAGCGAGCCTCCCCGACGCGCCTGA
- a CDS encoding MCE family protein: MKRANDFIVGLTIIAATVILIGAVLWVQQSDLGQKRRTVTVRFRDVGNVRVGAQVVIRGVRSGRIERLELAPNDWVEARLALSADAELPKNPVVLLNESSLFGEWQATILGREGLPRDENVARQIKEADIGGGVIPGATLPDIAQLTAVAGRIAGDVATVAERVEVAFDDRAARELRASIRNFADLSASLAETVREQSRNMRKMSGQVQGGVDYLLSASQDIKSISARFDSSTARGEVRQIVEDAATAARELRETSRRLHEISGQLGSSEQRLQRFIASSDSVMTKINRGQGSLGLLVNDTSLYRNADSTLRELQALISDMRRNPKKYVNVRVF, from the coding sequence ATGAAACGCGCCAACGACTTCATCGTGGGGCTGACGATCATCGCCGCCACCGTCATCCTCATCGGCGCCGTGCTCTGGGTGCAGCAGTCGGACCTGGGGCAGAAGCGCCGCACCGTCACCGTGCGCTTTCGAGATGTAGGGAACGTGCGGGTGGGGGCGCAGGTGGTGATTCGTGGGGTGCGCTCCGGGCGCATCGAGCGCCTCGAACTGGCTCCCAACGATTGGGTGGAGGCGCGCCTGGCGCTCAGCGCCGACGCCGAGCTGCCGAAGAACCCGGTCGTCCTGCTCAACGAGTCGTCGTTGTTCGGCGAGTGGCAGGCCACGATCCTCGGGCGCGAGGGGCTCCCGCGCGACGAGAACGTGGCGCGACAGATCAAGGAGGCCGACATCGGCGGCGGCGTGATTCCCGGGGCCACGCTCCCCGACATCGCGCAGCTCACCGCGGTGGCCGGCCGCATTGCCGGCGACGTGGCCACGGTCGCGGAGCGGGTGGAAGTCGCCTTCGACGATCGCGCCGCGCGCGAACTGCGGGCCTCGATCCGCAACTTCGCCGACCTCTCCGCCTCGCTCGCCGAGACGGTGCGCGAGCAGTCGCGCAACATGCGGAAGATGTCCGGGCAGGTGCAAGGCGGCGTCGACTACCTGCTCTCGGCCTCGCAGGACATCAAGTCGATCTCGGCGCGCTTCGACTCGTCGACCGCGCGCGGCGAGGTACGGCAGATCGTCGAGGATGCGGCCACCGCCGCCCGCGAACTGCGCGAGACGAGTCGCCGCCTGCACGAGATTTCCGGCCAGCTGGGATCGTCGGAGCAGCGCCTGCAGCGCTTCATTGCCAGCAGCGATTCTGTCATGACGAAGATCAACCGCGGGCAGGGCTCGTTAGGACTCCTCGTGAACGACACGTCGCTGTACCGCAACGCCGACTCCACGCTCCGCGAGCTGCAAGCGCTGATCAGCGACATGCGACGGAATCCCAAGAAGTACGTGAACGTGCGCGTCTTCTGA
- a CDS encoding ABC transporter permease, with the protein MRRSLRLAVEDLGRTTRTSIEGAGRTWRFVAETVRSARDVRTWGPEATAQARSLGVDSLPIALFIAVFTGIVLSLLASYSFTGAVPLYFVGTLVEKTITMELAPVLTGLALAGRVGANIAAELGTMRVTEQIDALETLTYDPHAFLVFPRVVAGTVMFPVVVGLAMVVGVGAGWAASVSLLDLSTHDFLRGLRMFFQHFDVRYGLVKSASFGTAVTLIGSLHGMEARGGAQGVGKAATNAVVYSAIMILVLDAFWAVVWLLGRNPSGNS; encoded by the coding sequence ATGCGTCGTTCGCTTCGACTGGCGGTCGAAGATCTCGGACGGACGACCCGCACTTCGATAGAAGGGGCGGGGCGAACCTGGCGTTTCGTGGCCGAGACGGTGCGCTCGGCGCGCGACGTCCGCACGTGGGGTCCCGAGGCGACCGCGCAGGCCCGCTCGTTAGGGGTCGACTCCCTGCCCATCGCCCTCTTCATCGCCGTCTTCACCGGCATCGTGCTCTCGCTTCTGGCGAGCTACTCGTTCACGGGCGCCGTCCCGCTCTATTTCGTGGGGACGCTCGTCGAGAAGACGATCACGATGGAACTGGCCCCGGTGCTTACCGGCCTCGCCCTGGCGGGACGCGTGGGTGCCAACATCGCCGCCGAGTTGGGGACCATGCGCGTCACCGAACAGATCGACGCGCTCGAGACGCTCACCTACGATCCGCACGCCTTCCTGGTCTTTCCGCGCGTGGTGGCGGGGACGGTCATGTTTCCGGTGGTGGTGGGGTTGGCGATGGTGGTGGGGGTGGGGGCGGGGTGGGCGGCGTCGGTCTCGCTTCTCGACCTGTCGACGCACGACTTCCTGCGGGGGTTGCGCATGTTCTTCCAGCACTTCGACGTGCGCTACGGCCTGGTGAAGTCGGCCTCGTTCGGCACGGCGGTCACGCTCATCGGTTCGCTGCACGGCATGGAGGCGCGGGGTGGGGCACAGGGAGTGGGGAAGGCCGCCACGAACGCCGTCGTTTATTCCGCCATCATGATCCTCGTCCTCGACGCCTTCTGGGCCGTGGTCTGGCTCCTCGGACGCAACCCGTCAGGCAACTCATGA
- a CDS encoding response regulator transcription factor, with protein MTSDLIRVVLADDHTVVRAGLKAVLGTAKDIDVVGEAKDGREAIALVDRFKPDVVVMDLSMAGMDGTAATKEIVAKGVSTRVLILTMHPEEDYLVPLLEAGAAGYLVKSAADRELVDAVRAVAKGDVYVRPTAARVLAKGLTKKDPHQVDRERFEKLTERERDVLRLTAQGYSAPEIGERLFISPKTVDTYKQRINEKLGLSHRADYVQFALRLGLLAQP; from the coding sequence ATGACTTCTGATCTGATCCGGGTGGTACTTGCAGACGATCACACGGTCGTCCGGGCGGGACTCAAGGCTGTCCTGGGAACCGCGAAGGACATCGATGTCGTGGGCGAGGCCAAGGACGGTCGCGAAGCGATCGCGCTGGTAGACCGCTTCAAGCCTGACGTCGTCGTGATGGATCTCTCGATGGCCGGGATGGACGGCACCGCCGCCACCAAGGAGATCGTCGCCAAGGGAGTCAGCACGCGTGTCCTGATCCTCACGATGCACCCCGAGGAGGACTACCTGGTCCCGCTGCTCGAGGCCGGAGCGGCCGGCTACCTCGTGAAGAGCGCCGCCGATCGCGAACTGGTCGATGCGGTGCGTGCCGTGGCCAAGGGCGATGTCTATGTGCGCCCCACCGCCGCGCGCGTGCTGGCAAAGGGGCTCACCAAGAAGGATCCGCACCAGGTGGATCGCGAGCGCTTCGAGAAGCTCACCGAACGCGAGCGCGATGTGCTCCGCCTGACGGCGCAGGGGTACTCGGCACCCGAGATCGGCGAACGCCTTTTCATCAGCCCCAAGACCGTCGACACGTACAAGCAGCGGATCAACGAGAAGCTGGGGTTGTCGCACCGCGCCGATTACGTGCAGTTTGCGTTGCGGCTGGGGTTGCTCGCGCAGCCATAG
- a CDS encoding sensor histidine kinase encodes MVHTASGTKIPSWVGSLLQVPLAAKLVGANAIMLIVALSAVAIIRRGGAGDVPIMVLFGGTLIGSAIVNLILIFFALRPLADLESTAQRVWRGDLTARVPRSILADVNLQRVGGALNVLLDGVAADRGRLRELTARVIRAGDDERSHIARELHDSTAQSLAALLMELSVVIRENDDPRDGERLERIRRIASDVLDEVRMLSQTVHPRVLDDLGLGAALQHLARESEARGSIRIEVVVEDTAHQIGQAVSSVLYRVAQEALNNALRHANATCVLMRAGVEGRIARLEVSDDGVGFSPEDADRRRPGMGLFTMRERMALVDGALGIDSAPGRGTRVIASVPLLAPARAAASSETTAT; translated from the coding sequence GTGGTGCACACTGCGAGCGGGACGAAGATCCCGTCGTGGGTCGGATCGCTGCTGCAGGTCCCGCTGGCTGCAAAGCTGGTGGGGGCCAACGCCATCATGCTGATCGTCGCGCTCTCCGCGGTGGCGATCATCCGGCGTGGTGGCGCGGGCGACGTTCCGATCATGGTCCTCTTTGGGGGGACGCTCATCGGGAGCGCGATCGTCAACCTCATCCTGATCTTCTTCGCGCTGCGCCCGCTGGCCGACCTGGAGTCGACGGCGCAACGCGTCTGGCGCGGTGACCTCACGGCGCGCGTCCCGCGTTCGATCCTGGCCGACGTCAACCTGCAGCGCGTCGGTGGAGCGCTCAACGTCCTGCTCGATGGAGTTGCCGCCGACCGGGGGCGGCTTCGCGAGTTGACGGCGCGCGTCATCCGCGCCGGTGACGACGAGCGGTCGCACATTGCCCGCGAGCTGCACGACTCGACCGCGCAGTCGCTCGCCGCGCTGCTGATGGAACTGAGCGTCGTGATCCGCGAGAACGACGATCCGCGGGACGGCGAACGCCTGGAGCGCATTCGGCGTATTGCCAGCGACGTGCTGGATGAGGTGCGCATGCTCTCCCAGACGGTGCATCCGCGGGTCCTGGACGACCTGGGGCTGGGGGCCGCACTGCAGCATCTCGCGCGCGAGTCCGAGGCGCGCGGCTCGATTCGCATCGAGGTGGTCGTGGAGGACACGGCCCACCAGATCGGACAGGCGGTCAGCTCCGTGCTGTACCGCGTGGCGCAGGAGGCGCTCAACAACGCGCTGCGCCACGCCAATGCCACGTGTGTCCTGATGCGCGCCGGCGTGGAGGGGCGCATCGCGCGGTTGGAGGTGAGCGACGACGGCGTGGGCTTCAGTCCCGAGGATGCCGATCGCCGGCGTCCGGGGATGGGGCTCTTCACCATGCGGGAGCGCATGGCGTTGGTCGATGGGGCACTCGGGATCGACAGTGCGCCAGGGCGGGGGACGCGGGTCATCGCCAGCGTCCCGTTATTGGCGCCGGCCCGTGCGGCGGCGTCGAGCGAGACGACGGCAACCTAA
- a CDS encoding DUF4010 domain-containing protein has product MTSTLVIRLIIAALVGLAVGIEREWSGHGAGGAHPRFAGVRTFFLMGALGGTAGWLLTVGSSAMAVALVAGAALLVGLAYWQAARAGGREAIDGTTEMAALLVLALGVLAGWGEVGVAGGAGALLVLALSEKAAIHGAVARLDSTEFRAAVQFAVLALIVLPVLPNQSYGPLGGINPRELWIVVLIFSGINFAGFIARRVVGASRGYGVTGALGGLISSTAVTLQLSRLSKLRPELSAALAVGTTAASTILLPRVLVLSFVLTPSVALALVPYLAPPFLAGALATGALLVRSGRVTGDDKGAEVERNPLRLWSAIRMSVAFQAALMAIEFVRGSFGSPGVLLSAALLGLTDMDALTLSMNKMGRADGMVPLAAQAIAVGVSANAALKLVVALALGGSRFRPRAAAGLLVLLIVGVATIVLLAR; this is encoded by the coding sequence ATGACGAGCACGCTGGTGATCCGCCTCATCATCGCTGCCCTGGTGGGGCTGGCGGTGGGCATCGAGCGCGAGTGGTCCGGGCACGGCGCGGGCGGGGCCCATCCGCGATTCGCGGGGGTGCGCACCTTCTTCCTGATGGGGGCGCTCGGCGGAACGGCGGGGTGGCTCCTGACGGTGGGCTCGTCGGCAATGGCGGTGGCGCTCGTGGCGGGGGCGGCGCTCCTGGTGGGGCTCGCCTACTGGCAGGCGGCGCGCGCTGGCGGGCGCGAGGCCATCGACGGCACCACCGAGATGGCGGCACTCCTCGTGTTGGCGTTAGGCGTGCTGGCCGGGTGGGGGGAAGTTGGTGTGGCCGGCGGCGCGGGGGCGCTGCTCGTCCTTGCGCTCTCCGAGAAGGCGGCAATCCACGGCGCCGTGGCGCGCCTCGACTCCACCGAGTTCCGGGCCGCGGTCCAGTTCGCCGTGCTCGCCCTCATCGTCCTCCCGGTCCTCCCCAACCAATCGTACGGTCCGCTGGGCGGGATCAACCCGCGCGAGCTGTGGATCGTCGTCCTGATCTTCTCGGGGATCAACTTCGCCGGCTTCATCGCCCGCCGTGTGGTGGGCGCGTCGCGCGGCTACGGCGTCACCGGGGCGTTAGGCGGCCTGATCTCGTCGACCGCCGTCACGCTCCAGCTCTCCCGCCTGAGCAAGCTGCGCCCGGAGCTCAGCGCAGCGCTCGCCGTGGGCACCACCGCGGCCAGCACCATCCTCCTCCCGCGGGTGCTGGTCCTGTCGTTCGTACTCACGCCGTCGGTCGCGCTCGCCCTGGTGCCGTACCTTGCCCCCCCGTTTCTGGCGGGAGCGCTGGCCACCGGTGCCCTCCTCGTGCGCAGCGGCCGGGTCACCGGTGACGACAAGGGAGCGGAGGTCGAGCGCAACCCGCTGCGCCTCTGGTCGGCGATCCGGATGTCGGTCGCATTCCAGGCGGCGCTGATGGCGATCGAGTTCGTGCGCGGCTCCTTTGGCTCGCCCGGGGTCCTGCTTTCGGCGGCGCTCCTCGGACTCACCGACATGGATGCGCTCACGCTGTCGATGAACAAGATGGGGCGTGCCGACGGGATGGTCCCGCTGGCGGCGCAGGCCATCGCGGTGGGGGTGAGCGCCAACGCGGCGCTCAAGCTGGTGGTGGCGCTGGCGCTGGGCGGATCGCGCTTTCGTCCGCGAGCGGCGGCGGGGCTGCTGGTGCTGCTCATCGTCGGCGTCGCGACCATCGTGCTGCTCGCGCGTTAG
- a CDS encoding universal stress protein: protein MSTALATPQVGVDVVTGDHNLLGPIVVATDGTASAAAALKLTAALVERTGANVIVLSVLEPLPLVAADYGLLLPPVETDDARRNALRQRVSDQVTELAGSHPTWTLQVKDGDPAALIARTAREAGARMIVAGIGHHDLLDRMFGGETALHALRLSRVPVFAVAPKFTALPQRLAIAIDFSEPSIVAAQAAIRLLPTATLVYLVHVAPRLELQPEAYAAWMSDYSEGVEPAFARVRGRLEIPSGMTVETITLTGKPSKALLDFAKSAHVDTIVTGSRGAGLVDRILVGSTATGLIRGAHCSVFAVPTPTGAVSRQLPQGDPDEIPQHEWAACLEAFTRRNAGRVTTLEVDDPEFGAQAQQHDYPFLGAAYDHHDRRIELMLGDMENSTRHLTRGIGDVKHLDLLKDAAGRDWVLRIAHGSGQTILTLAR, encoded by the coding sequence ATGTCAACCGCACTTGCAACGCCCCAGGTTGGGGTCGATGTCGTGACGGGCGATCACAACCTGCTGGGGCCCATTGTCGTTGCTACTGACGGTACCGCGTCGGCGGCCGCGGCGCTCAAGCTGACTGCGGCGCTCGTCGAGCGTACCGGCGCCAATGTCATCGTACTCTCCGTGCTCGAGCCGCTCCCCCTCGTGGCGGCCGACTACGGCTTGTTGCTCCCGCCGGTCGAGACCGACGATGCGCGTCGCAACGCGCTGCGGCAACGCGTGAGCGACCAGGTCACCGAACTCGCCGGATCGCACCCTACGTGGACGCTGCAGGTCAAGGATGGCGATCCGGCGGCGCTCATCGCGCGGACGGCGCGCGAAGCCGGGGCTCGAATGATCGTGGCGGGGATCGGGCATCACGACCTGCTCGACCGCATGTTTGGCGGCGAGACGGCGCTGCACGCGTTGCGCCTGTCGCGCGTTCCGGTCTTCGCGGTAGCGCCCAAGTTCACCGCGCTCCCGCAGCGCCTGGCCATCGCGATCGACTTCAGCGAACCGTCGATCGTCGCGGCGCAGGCAGCCATTCGCCTGCTTCCCACGGCGACGCTGGTCTACCTGGTGCACGTCGCCCCGCGCCTCGAGCTGCAACCCGAGGCATACGCGGCCTGGATGTCGGACTACAGCGAAGGGGTCGAACCGGCGTTTGCCCGCGTGCGGGGGCGCCTCGAGATCCCCAGCGGCATGACGGTGGAGACCATCACGCTCACCGGCAAGCCGAGCAAGGCACTGCTCGACTTTGCCAAGTCCGCCCACGTCGACACCATCGTGACGGGGAGTCGCGGCGCGGGGCTGGTGGACCGCATCCTGGTCGGGAGCACCGCCACCGGCCTCATTCGCGGTGCGCACTGCTCGGTGTTCGCTGTCCCTACGCCAACAGGGGCGGTTTCCCGACAGCTACCACAGGGGGATCCAGACGAGATTCCCCAGCACGAATGGGCGGCGTGTCTCGAGGCCTTCACTCGCCGCAACGCCGGGCGCGTGACGACACTCGAAGTCGATGACCCCGAATTCGGGGCGCAGGCGCAACAGCACGACTATCCGTTCCTCGGTGCGGCGTACGATCACCACGACCGCCGCATCGAACTGATGCTGGGTGACATGGAGAACTCCACCCGGCACCTCACGCGTGGCATCGGCGACGTCAAGCACCTGGACCTGCTCAAGGATGCCGCCGGACGTGACTGGGTTCTCCGAATTGCGCATGGCTCAGGACAAACCATCCTGACGCTCGCTCGCTGA
- a CDS encoding amino acid permease — translation MAGYIKSIAQLHVEAGRGVLRRTLGPVHLTALGVGSIIGTGIFVLTGTAAARHAGPALVLSMIIAAVACALAGLCYAELAAMIPVAGSAYTYAYATVGEVMAWIIGWDLMLEYALSASTVAVGWSGYFVSLMRDLGWHLSPALTAPLGAAVPLAGGATATGVFNLPAALIVLAVSALLVVGIKESASANAALVIVKIAVLIVFVAAGAAYVSRDNLTPFLPPNSGTFGEFGWSGVMRGAGVIFFAFIGFDAVSTAAQEARQPQRDMPIGILASLVICTILYIAVAIVLTGIVRFDRLDVADPLAVGIDATGMRWLSPFIKVSALFGLFSTMMVQLIGQTRIFYAMSRDGLLPPLFSRVHPTFRTPHVSTALVGGAIAIAAGLLPLQLLGQLVSMGTQLAFVLACIGILVLRRRAPEVPRPFRTPGMPWVPIAGALACFVQMVSLPWATWIRLFTWLALGMVVYWAYGRRQAQRQRAAMAGAAPARYADPGRTGDAPPPHG, via the coding sequence ATGGCGGGCTACATCAAGTCGATCGCGCAGTTGCACGTGGAGGCGGGGCGGGGGGTGCTGCGGCGGACGCTGGGGCCGGTGCACCTGACGGCGTTAGGCGTGGGCTCCATCATCGGCACCGGCATCTTCGTCCTCACCGGGACCGCGGCGGCGCGGCATGCGGGGCCGGCGCTCGTCCTCTCCATGATCATCGCCGCCGTGGCCTGTGCGCTGGCGGGGCTCTGCTACGCGGAGCTGGCGGCGATGATTCCGGTGGCCGGGAGTGCGTACACCTACGCCTACGCCACCGTGGGCGAGGTGATGGCGTGGATCATCGGGTGGGACCTGATGCTCGAGTACGCCCTCTCCGCGTCGACGGTCGCGGTGGGGTGGTCCGGCTACTTCGTCTCGCTGATGCGCGACCTGGGGTGGCACCTCTCGCCGGCGCTCACCGCGCCACTCGGCGCCGCGGTCCCGCTGGCAGGAGGTGCGACCGCGACCGGGGTCTTCAACCTGCCGGCGGCGCTCATCGTCCTCGCCGTCTCGGCGCTCCTCGTGGTGGGGATCAAGGAGAGCGCCAGCGCCAACGCGGCGCTGGTCATCGTGAAGATTGCCGTCCTCATCGTGTTTGTCGCGGCGGGGGCGGCCTATGTTTCGCGCGACAACCTCACCCCCTTCCTCCCGCCCAACAGCGGCACGTTCGGCGAGTTTGGCTGGAGCGGGGTGATGCGCGGGGCGGGGGTGATCTTCTTCGCCTTCATCGGCTTCGACGCCGTGTCCACGGCGGCGCAGGAGGCCCGCCAGCCGCAACGCGACATGCCCATCGGGATCCTCGCCTCGCTCGTCATCTGCACCATCCTCTACATCGCCGTGGCCATCGTGCTGACGGGGATCGTGCGCTTCGACCGGCTCGACGTGGCCGACCCGCTGGCGGTGGGGATCGACGCCACCGGGATGCGCTGGCTCAGCCCCTTCATCAAGGTGAGCGCCCTGTTCGGGCTCTTCAGCACCATGATGGTCCAGCTCATCGGGCAGACGCGGATCTTCTACGCCATGAGCCGCGACGGGCTCCTCCCGCCGCTCTTCTCGCGAGTGCACCCGACGTTCCGCACGCCGCACGTGAGCACGGCGCTGGTGGGGGGCGCCATTGCCATTGCCGCCGGGCTCCTCCCGTTGCAGCTGCTGGGGCAGCTGGTGAGCATGGGGACGCAGCTGGCCTTCGTCCTCGCGTGCATCGGGATCCTCGTCCTGCGCCGCCGCGCGCCGGAAGTCCCGCGCCCGTTCCGGACGCCGGGAATGCCGTGGGTCCCGATCGCCGGCGCCCTCGCCTGCTTCGTTCAGATGGTGTCGCTCCCGTGGGCCACCTGGATCCGCCTCTTCACCTGGCTGGCGCTGGGGATGGTCGTGTACTGGGCCTACGGGCGCCGCCAGGCGCAACGGCAGCGCGCGGCGATGGCCGGCGCCGCCCCGGCGCGGTACGCCGACCCAGGCCGCACGGGCGACGCACCGCCCCCGCACGGCTGA
- a CDS encoding response regulator transcription factor: MATILVVEDNERLATGLRSNLEFEGYRVVVAGTAQEGLAQARDARPDLILLDLMLPDADGYRVLRDLRERGDDVPVLVLTALGEEADKVRGFRFGADDYVTKPFGLMELLARVDALLRRARREGREGREAGAGTASPAAAASTASLQRFGDVVVDASTRTVRRDGREVALRPKEFELLCALLERNGELATRLDLLREVWGYDDSVMSRTVDTHIAELRRKLERDPSSPRHILTVLKVGYRLQR; the protein is encoded by the coding sequence ATGGCGACCATTCTCGTGGTGGAAGACAACGAGCGCCTGGCAACCGGGCTGCGCAGCAACCTGGAGTTCGAGGGGTATCGCGTGGTGGTGGCGGGGACGGCGCAGGAGGGGTTGGCGCAGGCGCGCGATGCGCGTCCGGACCTCATCCTGCTCGATCTCATGCTCCCCGACGCCGACGGCTACCGAGTGCTGCGCGACCTGCGCGAGCGCGGCGACGACGTCCCCGTCCTGGTCCTCACGGCGTTAGGCGAGGAGGCCGACAAGGTGCGCGGCTTCCGGTTCGGCGCCGACGACTATGTCACCAAGCCGTTCGGGTTGATGGAGCTGCTGGCGCGCGTCGACGCGCTCCTGCGGCGCGCCCGTCGTGAAGGGCGCGAGGGGCGCGAGGCGGGAGCGGGCACTGCGTCGCCCGCGGCCGCCGCGTCGACCGCGTCGCTGCAGCGCTTTGGTGACGTGGTAGTCGATGCATCGACGCGCACCGTGCGCCGCGACGGACGCGAGGTGGCGCTGCGCCCCAAGGAGTTCGAGCTCCTGTGTGCGCTGCTGGAGCGCAATGGCGAGTTGGCCACGCGCCTCGACCTGTTGCGCGAGGTGTGGGGGTACGACGACTCGGTGATGAGCCGGACCGTCGACACGCACATCGCGGAGCTGAGGCGAAAGCTGGAGCGCGATCCGTCGTCGCCGCGGCACATTCTGACGGTGCTGAAGGTGGGGTATCGACTGCAACGTTAG